Within the Pseudomonas chlororaphis subsp. aurantiaca genome, the region CAAGCCTTGCTGCTGGCGTTCACCAACCCGCTGACTGCCTGGCTGACCCTGGCGTCGTTGCTCGGTTATGCGGTGATCTACACCGGCTTCCTCAAGCGGGCGACACCGCAGAACATCGTGATCGGCGGCCTGGCCGGCGCCGCGCCACCGCTGTTGGGCTGGGTCGCGGCCACCGGCCATGTGACGGCTGAACCGCTGCTGCTGGTGCTGATTATCTTCGCCTGGACCCCGCCGCACTTCTGGGCCCTGGCCATTCACCGCAAGGAGGAATACGCCAAGGCCGATATCCCGATGCTGCCGGTGACCCACGGCGAGCACTACACCAAGGTGCATATCCTGCTCTACACCTTCGCCCTGCTGGCGGTCAGCCTGCTGCCCTATGCGATCCACATGAGCGGCCTGCTCTACCTGATTTGTGCCCTGGGCCTGGGCGCGCGCTTTCTGCAATGGGCCTGGGTGCTGTACCGTGGCAGTCGGCCGCACGCGGCGATCAACACCTTCAAGTACTCTATTTATTACTTGTTCCTGCTGTTTATCGCGCTGCTCGTAGACCACTACCTATTGTTGAACCTATGACTCGAACTCAGAAAACCGTCTTTATTCTCGTGGCGCTGGTGGCCCTGGTGCTGGGGCTCACCGTCAACAAAGTGCTGACCGGCAAGAACCAGGGGGACCCGACCGCACTGATCGACGCCGGGATCATCCTGCTGCCCCAGAGCCGCAACCTGCCGGACGTGAAGATGACCGACCAGGAAGGCCAGCCGGTGGTACTCAATGAGCTCAAGGGCAAGTGGAGCCTGCTGTTCTTCGGCTACACCTTCTGCCCGGACATCTGCCCGACCACTCTCGCCCAGCTGCGCCAGATCAAGAGCGAGCTGCCCAAGGAGGCGGTGGACAACCTGCAGGTGGTGCTGGTCAGCGTCGACCCGAACCGCGATACACCGCAGCAGCTGAAACAGTACCTGGGCTACTTCGACAAGGACTTCAAGGGCCTGACCGCGACCTCGGTGGCGGATGTGCAGAAGCTCGCCAACGCGGTGAGCATCCCGTTCATTCCGGCGGACACCAGCAAGCCCAACTACACCGTCGACCACAGCGGCAACCTCGCGGTGATCGGCCCGGACGGCACCCAGCGCGGCTTCATCCGCGCGCCGCTGAACAACCAGAAGCTGGTGGCCCAACTGCCGGTAATGTTGCAGCGCAAGTAATCCGGGACGCCTGAATCCTGTAGCCGCTGCCGCAGGCTGCGATCGGCTCCGCAGGAGACGTGCTCTTGGGCCTGGGAAGGAGCTCCGCACCTTATCGCAGCCTGCGGCAGCGGCTACAGGGAGCGCAGCAGGTAACGGCAACTGAAACGAAACGGGGCGCCTTGAGGCGCCCCGTTTGTGTTTCTGCAACCGATCAGAACGCCGGAACCACGGCGCCTTTGTACTTCTCGAGAATGAATTGCTTCACCTCCGGGCTGTGCAGGGCGGCAACCAGTTTCTTCATGGCGTCCGAATCCTTGTCATCAGGACGGGCTACCAGGATGTTCACGTAAGGCGAGTCCTTGCCTTCGATCACCAGGGCGTCCTTGGACGGGTCCAGCTTGGCTTCCAGGGCATAGTTGGTGTTGATCAGCGCCAGATCGACCTGGGTCAGCACGCGCGGGATGGTCGCGGCTTCCAGCTCACGGAATTTCAGGTCCTTGCTGTTCTCGGTGATGTCTTTGACCGTGGACAGGATGTTGTTGGAGTCCTTGAGCTTGATCAGGCCGGCCTTGGCCAGCAGCAGCAAGGCGCGGCCGCCGTTGGTGGCATCGTTGGGGATCACTACGTTGGCGCCGCCTGGCAGTTCTTCGAGCTTCTTGAACTTGTTGGAGTAGGCGCCCAGCGGCTCCAGGTGCACGCCGGCGACGCTCACCAGGTGGGTGCCCTTGGCCTTGTTGAACTCATCCA harbors:
- a CDS encoding SCO family protein; this encodes MTRTQKTVFILVALVALVLGLTVNKVLTGKNQGDPTALIDAGIILLPQSRNLPDVKMTDQEGQPVVLNELKGKWSLLFFGYTFCPDICPTTLAQLRQIKSELPKEAVDNLQVVLVSVDPNRDTPQQLKQYLGYFDKDFKGLTATSVADVQKLANAVSIPFIPADTSKPNYTVDHSGNLAVIGPDGTQRGFIRAPLNNQKLVAQLPVMLQRK
- the cyoE gene encoding heme o synthase → MATLIGERHSQAIWRDYLELTKPKVVVLMLITSLVGMFLATRAGVPWTVLVFGNLGIALCAGAAAAVNHVVDRRIDAVMARTHKRPLAEGRVSPAAALGFALLLAIAGQALLLAFTNPLTAWLTLASLLGYAVIYTGFLKRATPQNIVIGGLAGAAPPLLGWVAATGHVTAEPLLLVLIIFAWTPPHFWALAIHRKEEYAKADIPMLPVTHGEHYTKVHILLYTFALLAVSLLPYAIHMSGLLYLICALGLGARFLQWAWVLYRGSRPHAAINTFKYSIYYLFLLFIALLVDHYLLLNL
- a CDS encoding MetQ/NlpA family ABC transporter substrate-binding protein; amino-acid sequence: MKKLLVAFAAVAAFSAHAADTLTVAATPVPHAEILEFVKPALAKEGVDLKVKVFTDYIQPNIQVAEKRLDANFFQHQPYLDEFNKAKGTHLVSVAGVHLEPLGAYSNKFKKLEELPGGANVVIPNDATNGGRALLLLAKAGLIKLKDSNNILSTVKDITENSKDLKFRELEAATIPRVLTQVDLALINTNYALEAKLDPSKDALVIEGKDSPYVNILVARPDDKDSDAMKKLVAALHSPEVKQFILEKYKGAVVPAF